The genomic region ATATCGTATATAATAAAAGTATCATGAAGGTCCTTGTATTTagagttggattgcattttctttctctattaaaaatagacaaattagtctATATACATTATATCAAAAAGCAAACTAAtctttttgttataaatttcattcattttactGTTAAAATTGATTCTTATACGTCAAGATGAGATATACGTGGCATGCCACGTGTCATTGTCAAGTTATTTCATCACCatactagtttttaatagtacaaataaataaattttttaataaaatgatgaatttatctaattttaagtagaaaaacaaaatacaatccaaCTTTAACTACAAACAACTCCATGCTACTTTACCCACCATGTATGCATGTAAGGAAAATAATATGTCAACGAACTTTATCTAAGACATTATAATTGCTAAGCCTTTGAATTGATATGTTCAAAAGGGAGTTCAAGAATGAGCaatattattttcatcaaaGATCCAATAATTGAGCCATATGCCCCATATGACTTGGTACTAAAATAAGAATCAACATTTCTATCTTAttgttaaagaatcataatgtAGTTTGAACCTCGAATAATAATGATAGTTATTGTCCGAGTATATTGGTGGTCGTAAAATTATCACtccatttttccttaaaaatgcaattattttattaattgcaTGATGGGGTGTTAATGCTTAGTCAAGGAATGTCCGAGTCACTCGTTAGAAGACTaatgaataaaatagtaattaaacacGTAAAATAGAACACAAATTGCGTGGTCAACAATTCGAAGTAAGTCTTCTTCCAAATTTTCATCGCTCTGTTTATCTTtccaaatatttgtttaaacaaATCCAAGCACAATAACACAAAAGCAAGCAGAAAAGATACACAATTCTTGGCTTCTTTGCCATTCTAGTTTCCACCTCAACTAGCAGAAAAAAGATACAAAAGGCAACAACAATTTGAACAAGATTTCGACAAAAGAAAGAACACAGAGTGTGAGGAGTGAAAGAGTGAAGAAGAACTGTGAGGTTATATTGAGTTACCGATAAGGAATTTATAAGGAGCTTATATCAGATAATGTATTATAGTCGgtgactttttcttttaaattttctcacattatttaatatgtctaaTAAAGACAGGGCTCTACTTTTTATTGAACTCTACATGCTACAAATATAGATTATACCTTAAATGACCACTCACTCTTCAAATCCTCTACTAGTCTTCCTCAATCACACTACTGTTTATATCTAACCATTTTTCACCCTTGACTTTGCCATAATTTCAAGAATATTAGCAGAGCATTAATTACTCTACattagaaaatgaataatatatagaaaaatgagagagagagaggagatATTATGGGAGTTGTGGGAAAGGACAATAAAAGGTTGACAGTGATGGTTGCTACTTAAGGTGGTGAGTCGAGGACCACACTAGAATTGAAGAGCTTGAGGTGCAGTGGTTGCTTTAAAAGCACATATGGTCATGACTGACTAGATGAGGGAAATTGAGATAGCCTAAAAATAGCTATCTAATGTGTGAATAGCTTGGGTGATGAGAAAAGgaatggcattggcatcattaaACATAAGACCGAGGAAGTGATAAGCAACCTATGTGATAAGGCAAAGGATGTTACAAGCGTCACTAAATAGGGACTTGAGGAGCTTGAGGCTCAAGTGAATGTGCTTCAAATGGTCGTGAGACGAACGAGTTATTGCACAATAGACAAAGGTAAGCGCCAAGGTGCGAACTGTGAAACTATAAAGGAGCAGGGGATGACAAagaactcaaaattttcttgttcaaGATGGAGCGATATTTCAAGGTTGTGTACACTAACTAAGACGACGACAATGTGGTCATGGTCAGTAATGTATATTATGAGTCTTTGCAAAGTTGTGGTGGTGTTCAAAATTTGTAAATGATGTGAAAATGAAGAGTGAAGGAGTCATTAGAGCTAGAAGCAAAAAGGCATTGCTAAAGTATTCACATGGTTTAGGAGCTAAAGTATTCACATGGTTTATCGGTGAATCGGTTTCTAATTATAAAATCAGTTCCTCCTTTTCCTTTCCCAAAGACCCACCGCATCTATGCAAGTCGTAATTTAGAATCTTTAAATCGAAACATCTCACCAAGTGGATAATCTTCCTAGCTTCCATTATTTCTCCCCAAATCAAGCGGATTTACATTCAAGTCTCTAATTCTTCTTGGTAAGCTTAAATTTAAAGGATAGTTAAAGtttctcttttctatttatccaaatctcatgaaaataaagtaaaataaaaataatcatctGCTAAATCCAATAGATATTCCAATGGATTCTATtgattgtaattaaaatttattaaaatttcaatttcaagaaCCTCCTAATTCCATTTtgtaaagaaatgataaatttccaattaagaaaaaaggagctgaaattattaataagagATGTAATTAGACTTACGAAGGTTTCCATCGAAGAAGCATTtcaaggaaaggaaaggaaaaaatcaaaataaggtGGGTTATCCATTTTTGAATCaagaaacaatagaaattataagaaatcgaaataacaaaagaaaggaagagagtGGAACTACGAACGTGAAGCCATCATCCTTGAGCTCCTTAAGAAACTGCGGAGACCCCTTTCACGGATCGTCAGAACGCACTCTTTACCACCGTTGTAAATTGtgttgtaaagaaaagaaaagaaaaaggttgtgAAGCGCCTAAACCTGAAATGTAAGAAAGAAATGTATGAACAGTTAAAAGTTGTGAAGCAGCTAAACTGAAacagaaagaagaaatagaaggAACGGCTAAGTTGTGAAGTAGCTAAACTGAAACAGaaggaagaaacaaaagaaaaggggaaGCCAATCGGGGGTAAAACAGGGAGGGTAATCTGAAATAGCAGCTAAACTGAGCAAAAGGGTGGGATTACAAATCCGTGAATTTTGAGGATTTGGTCAGTATTGGATTAGACCTGTAATAAGAATACCCTCAACCAAACAAAGTATTAAAGGGGTATTAAGTGGGACCCACTGATTAGAGGtgtacacccaaccaaacaagCTGTCAATCTCCCACCAGCTCAACACGGAAACGGGGCCCATGCAAATCCCAACCAATCACATTTTTTATTCGCATCATTTTCCGCTTCTAATTGGTTGTGTAACGCCACGTCACCTCCCCTTACATCCTCCACCACTCATCTATTAACCTCCCATACTACCCATACTTTTAACCCAaaagattatagaaatatccaACCACAATCTTCTAACCTCGACTCCGATCTCggtttcctcttttcttttacGGTGGTTGTTTGCGGTGGGTGGACGACGATCATGATCGCCGATCCTAAATCTTGTGACGTGCTGTTCGTTTTCGTTTTATTTGCGATTATATCCTCTTCCAACGCCTTGGTTTCCACTCCCTATCCTAAGGCCATCTCTGTAagcatttctttctttctttctttctttctttcaattggattctcttttctttttcttttttttttcaaatgttaatttgattggtttggttttgatgtttttatatAGGATTTAAAAGAGGCAGTTGTGAAGGGATTGGGGTTCCAAGCCGATGATTTTAAGATTTCAGGGTTCGATCTCAGAGATGCCCTTGTGGGCCATTCTGTGGCATATGAATTCGACATTGAAATCGATAACAAAGTGATTCCTTTTAAGCTCTTGGAGGATGTAAATCGTTGGGAATATGTTGATTTGCCCATTTTTAGGGTGGAAGAGCCAGCTAGACCCGGAGTTGAAAATGGGTTGGTGGAGCATAAGAGGATATCGGACAATGGGTTACCCGTTTTGGCCCCGTTTCAGCTGGCTGGACCCATGGAACTCTGGATTCAAGATGCCAAAGATATGCGAATCTCCTTGCCGGTGAGttctatctttttcctttttttctataACAAAAAACGTTGTTCTTTGAGGTTTTGATCTAGGGAATGTAGTGCTTCAGAATCCTAGCATTtagcattaaaaaaaataaggtaCCCTAATTGGATTTTGGGAATTTGCTGGCTCTGCAATTTAAGATGTACTAAAGTAACTTCTTTTAAAAACGAAGTAGTTTTTCGCTTTTGCCTTTGAATTTAGATTCTCTTTTTGGGACCGTTTCCCATTTAGGTATGACTATAggatgtgtgtgtgtgtgtgtgtgtgtaatCTTTTCAAGTCAATTGATTGATCTTGTTGATGGTTAAATCATGCAGCATGATGTGGATGCTGGTGTCTTGAAAAAGGTAATGTTAGCAGATGGCGCTGTGGTAACTGTGAAGGGTGCAAGATCAGTTAGCCTGCGCCATCCAATTGATCTTCCGTTACCTCTTAGCAGAACTCATAATGGATTCGCATCTGGTCTTATGGCTATTGCCGAGCATCTTCGTCGTGCTTCTTGCAGTCAAGACGCCCCACTCCTTTCTCTTCGCATTGTTGGCCCAACTTCCCTTACTGTCCCATCTTCTTCAAATAACAAGTTGAAGCTTAAGCGACTTGCACCTGGTCTTGTGGAATTATCTTCAATGTCTAAAACTAAGACCATGGATGCCCTCTCCACTATTGATTTACAAGGAGAAGCCGCTACAGTTCTAACCCCAAAGCATTTCTCTACCATGTGGCCTTTTGCGTCCATCAATGGTTCCAATGCTAATTTAATTGGTTTCGAGAGACTGCTATCATCTGTGCTGGATTCAAAGGCAAACAAGAAAGGATACTTTAAGTTACTGAAGGCTGATGTGTCAGCTCAAACATTTGTGAAGATTGGTTTTGGGATCGAGAAGATGTTGAAAGAAGGAGATGGGTTTAATTTGGAGGGCTTTCCAGAGTGGAGGACAAAGCCTGAGATAGTGAGTATGCATTTTGAGGTACTGGCTAAGGTTGATGGCGAGAATGTTATACCGGAGAGAATCATGCAGGTTAACCCTGTTGCTGTGGAGGATGCAATTGCACCACATGTGCTAGCAAGGAACATGACCATGTCTTCCACACCTGTTGTTTACACTCCTTCAAATCCCTTCACCTTGTAAATTGTTAGAGGGAAAAGGATCAAGAGTCTAAATAGTTATACAGAATGGTAAAGATGAGATGAATCGATTATTCTATTCCGTGGCCCtcattaatagatttaatataaaGGTAAagatgaatttatataattttatttcaagtgGTTCTAATCTACGTAAATTATGATGTTTGGCATCAGAGCAAATTCTAAAAAACTTAACAATGTATTATTGAGAATAATAAATCTTTATTAGAGGAGAACGTTGTAGTCGTCATGATTTTTTAATGTACTGAAGTTAATCTTAAAATAGAAATGTTCAtgctatttttaatttgtaggTCACTTTTTGTGAACGAAATTATAAGCTTTAAAGAGCCAAgcagactattttgtaaaaccATGCTAATCTTTTACAAGCATAAAATTTGACTGCATTAACCAGAAGAGTATATCAACGGCATTTAGGTCTCAATAGAGGTTCTTAAGCGCCAAAACATATACAAAGCCCTTTTAACAGATATAAGAagcttatattatatttatattaaaagattaGCTCAGCAGCAACAATTTCATTTCTTGATGAAGGCAATACCCTTTTGAATGCTTCCAGCTAACTCTCCCTTTGCTTTCTCCAAACCAACCCTATTAACAATCAAACAGGAATTCGCTGCATAATCTGCTATCTCtacctaaaataataacaatcaTTTATATTTCTGACAAAAAAATATACCTCTCATATTCGTTTAGAGGCCCTAGTTGATAGACTTCCTCGGCTCCGGTACGACCAAGTCGTACCTTGGTTGCAAAGAAAGGAAGTTCGGTAACCTGAGATCGAGATTGTTAAAGAACATGTGCAAATGCAAAACCAACAAAATGGTGTTggcatgaaaaaaaaattgtttgagaGGGTACCTCGGAAGCTACAAAGGCACATTCCACGACTCCGGCATCTCCTCTCAAGCCTCGGAGACATGCATCTGCAAACTTGACAGCTGCATATGCCTATACACATTTAAAGGCTTCCCTTTAgtttaatttatccattaatttCTACTTTTTAGGAAAAAAACACTTGTACAAAGTGAAGGTAGAATGGCCAACCATTGACAGAGTAGCAGATCCAGCCCCAGCTTTTGCCTGCATAAGTGAAAAAGATGAATTCAcccataacaacaacaataataaagcAATTTTCCTCAGTAGTCAATCCTTTTTATCTAACAACTTGGTCTTAGTTACTAGCCATTATGTATTTAACAATTAGCTTCCAAACATACAGATAGGCTTATGCGATTTTATTAGTAGTTGACTGAAGTATTGGCAGCAGGAGACCAGACTAAGAAATGTCAAAACATGTTCTAACTTATATTTCATTTGTTGGTTCTGCAATCTATGTAAGAAAAAGAGAACATTATGATACCTCAACAACTTCTGTTCCACCGTTTTGAATGCGATTTGTTAGGTATTCAGTTTCTTCAGGAGTGAAGCTGCTTGGAGGTTTGACCTGCAAAGATTGAAATAAAGTAAATTCAACTGATGATAGATTACCAAAagtgaaaacaagtgaaatttGCAGATAACATTGAAGACCTGTGACAAAAGAGGCAAAATTGTTACTCCTGAATGACCTCCAACAACCGGAACATTAACCTCTCTAGGATCAAGTCCCAGGACTTCTGCCTGcacccaaaacaaaaaaaatggttatcTAAGGAGTGAAAACTAGAAATGGTCTGCTACATGCTATGTGATTTCTTGGTGCTTTATGTGGGAAAATGAGGAATACAATAAAATGGTTATGCATACCACAAAAGTGTTAGCTCTGACGACATCAAGAGTTGTCACTCCCAAAAGTCGCTTTGGATCGTAAGTACCGGCCTTCTTAAAAACCTCTGCTGCTATTGGAACTGTAGAATTCACTGGATTGCTGATCAGATTAACAATTGCATTTGGGCAGCACTTTGCAACTCCTTCACAAAGTGTCTTGACAATTCCAGCATTGATGTTGAAAAGGTCATCCCTTGTCATTCCAGGCTTCCTTGGAACACCAGCAGGTATGATCACAAGGTCCATGCCGGTCAACGCACTCTCAAGCTGCGGCTGCCCTAGGAAACCACGTACCTATAACCAATAAAGCATTCCACTTACTCTCGATTTTTACATGTAATTGACATAATAATTCGCTCTTCATTCAAAAGCATAGCCTATGGTATCTTAGAAAACTAGTTTTCACTGTTGAATAATTGAAGTCTTTGGAGAAGGAAATATTACCACAGCACCAGTATCCATGTGACTGAGGTCAGCTGTGACACCAGGAGAGTTCACAACATCGTAAAGATGAAGAACCGAGACGAGAGGATTCATCTTCATTAACATTGCAAGAGGCTGGCCAATGCCTCCAGCTGCTCCTAAGATAGCAACTTTGAACCCTGGTGACCCTCCTTTCGCTCTACAGTCAGCTCGCCTCAAAATAGAACTTTCCTCCATCTGTTACAACCAACACATATAATAAACAAGCAAGCCACCTTACTTAATAAAACTTGTAGTAACATAGAAGAGAACCTGAGGTTGGAGATGGGCTGCGAGCCTGGCAATGCGCTGGTTAGCCTCTGAACTAAACTCCATTTCCTTTCTCTTACTGAAAGATGGACAGATAGTGGGGGTTGGGGGTTAAAATATTACGTACTACTTGGAAAGAATGAATGGATTTAAACAGAAGACCAATAGAAGAGATAACGGTGAAGTTGAcataaatgcatatatatattcagttTGTGTGGAAACTAGTTTTTGAAGTCCTTATCCTATCTTTAATCGCAAAGAGAAATGTGGCTCTAAAAGACTTGGTCTGGGTTTATTTTCAGGGTGATAAAATACTTGAGATGTCGATTTTTCTGCTCAAACTTTTGGGGCCTGAATGTTGTAACCTGTTACGGTTATATGATCAAATATTTACTTAACGGCTGCTACTCCTCTGAACCAAATGCCTCAAATCTAAGttataattcattattatttattaccaAAATAATCAGCACTAATCTGTCTTCTAGTCCAAGAGATACAAATAAGCAAGCTAccttcatctttttttttatagaaaaactGTACCATAACCTATTGGCGATTGCAATATATGAAGATGGAGAGGTTTCAGAAGAACGTAGCAGTAATACtccaaaaagaagaaaaatcgaTTATATTGCACatcagaaagaaaattaaaacaaatttatggtAGTTTGGTTACAGTTatatgacaaattttgtaaaggaTATCCAATAACTTAAAACACCAAGTCTATAATGTCTGTCACAGTATCATGGCTGGGGTTTTCTTTTTGCAAAGTActacaaaacaattaaatttatatattcagTGTCGTGATGGCAGTAGGccacaatttttgaaaaacaaaactaGTTTTCAGGCAATCTGAGCGCTTGTTCCTTCAATGGTAACCAATGGTTTGGTGAGACATAACTAGGCCTTTGATTTCTTCCCTTTAGTTTCAGCAGTTGGTTTGGTCTTGAAAGGAAGGAAGGACTTCCCACCCATGAATGGCCGTAAAACTTCTGGTATTTCAACACCATCTTCCTTCTGGTAATTCTCAAGGATGCAGCATATTGTCCTTTCGGTTGCTGTGAGGGTAGAGTTCAACAGGTGAACATATTGTTTCACCTGTTCATTGTTCTGCAAGAAGGTTAACAACAGAAAGCAATCACAAAGCATGAACTGGAATTTAAATGGTAGAACTCAAGAATGATAGGTATTAAGTATGGAAGTAGTTCTAGATTATTGCTAAACCAATATGCACTCTTATGAAGGGGGAAAAAGAGTATGAATCGATATATATTTCCAAAACACTTGCACTCTGCTTTCAATATATAACAAGACAAGCCAACATAACCAACCTTTTTCTGCCCATATCTAATTTCTAGCCTCCTTGATTGGTAATCTGTACAATTTGAGCATGACACTAACTCTCTGTAAGTCTGAGATGCTGGAAACCATGCTTCCAAGTCATACTTCTTGGCAGCAGCATCATTAAGAGCACCAGAAACAATCACCACGACTTGATAGGGAAGCTTTAGCTGCAAATTAAAATTCACACTAATCCATGTAAAGACTCTTCAGCCTCAAGACTTccaatggaaaattttatgtgCATGGTGAACTTCTATTAAAAGATAGATTAGGGCCACTTTGAGCTGAAGGGAAAAGACTCCAGTTTATTTATCTAAAAGTGATACTGTTTCACAATGAAAACCAAAAGATTACTTCACAAATGACCCTTCCACAAGGCATGGGAAGTAAATATGAATCTAGACTGATAAGGTTCACTAGTACAGATAAAACCAACATTCAAAGAGCTCCAATTATAGATAAAATGAGATTAGGTAAAAAACTGGAAATCAGTGATGTGTAgtaattaatcaattcatagaaaaaaaaaatattataccaTCTGATAAAAATCCTCGgagtttttaatcatttcctCATGCATGTCCCAGGACTCATTACCATTTGGACTGGTAATGCAGAATTGCTCCACTTTCTCAAATTGATGAACCCGAAAAATTCCAAGAGTATCGCGACCATGTGAACCAGCTTCTTTGCGGAAACAAGATGAATATCCAGCATATCTGGGAAAACAAATAGCATAAACAAATAGCAACCAAAAAAACATTTTGCAACACATACAGCCATCACTTTTTTTGCATGCTTAGAACCTTATAGGTAGCTCAGAGGGCTGGATCCAATCATCCACATGGTAAGAACAGAGTGGCTGTTCAGCAGTTGCAATAAGATACTTGTCATCACCTTCACCGGTCACCTAATGAACATCAACAACACCAGTCATGCTTTCTTATTGTAGAATATGAAATAATTGGTGAAAGGAATATGCCTGGATACTGATTTGCACATCCTAACCATAAAGAAcagcaactttttttttttccttttcctaatGTATAATAAGAACACTTGATCGCATGTAAAGTAATAACAAGAACTAAACAATCTCAATTCTATATAGTTCAAATCTCACAATTTGTAAAGATACCATTACCATCCTAGTACATAGAAAGAAAAGAGATCTCTAAAGCAATCTACAAATGTTACCTTGTAAAGTTCCTCATCAAATTGGGCCAATTGAGCACACTTGGCCATAACATCTTTCCTCATGAAGAATGGAGTTTGCAATGCTGTATACCCCCTTTTCTCCAAAAAATCTAGCCCAAAATTGATCAAAGCTTGATTGAGACGTACTCCATCTCCCTTTAGGTAGTAACCTCTACCTCCTGCAACATCAGCACCTATAGTACAGGACAATGGAACATCAATTAAAATGATGCCAAGTGAAACAATCCAATTCAATTTGCCAGCTGAATTCATGCATAAAACAACACAAAGTTCATCATGTGAAATACAGCCTAATGTTCTATTATCTCATAGCTTAAAGAGAGACCCTACACATCTTAAAACCAATAAACAACATATTCCATTACATACAGCAAAGCATGTTAAACCCTGAAAAATACAATTACCCTTTTTTGTATCTGCAATCCCAAGAAGCTCGACGAGCTCAACATGGTTCTTCAGCTTAGGCTCCAAACGCTTTTCACCCCAAGTTCTAATCACAGCATTATTTGCCTGCAATATATTGGTAGTCCAGTAAATTACCCTGATTAAAGCATTAGCAATCAAAAACCaaggaaatgaataaaatttgcAGAGTCAGTCACCTCATCATCACTGACGGGAACCGAGTCATGCACAAGGTTACCAATTTTCTCcaatttggattttaaaacaGCCCAAGAATCTTTAACCTCAACATCTTTCTCAGCTATTTTCTGTTTAACCTCCTCTGTCTTGGCAATTGTCTCTGTTGCATCTTGCTTAGCCTTTTTTCACATCAATtccaacataaaaaaataataataaagaaaatcccACGACTAATTAAAAAGAGAGAGTGTGTGTGAGAGTGAGAGAGACTCACAATTTTAAGTTGAGCGACTTGCTTGTTAATCTTATTGAACTCTTTTCGCAGATTTTCAAGTTCATATAACACTGTACCGGAAATTTAGCATTacacacaaaaaattaaaaaaaaacaaagcgtTTCGAAATGAGAGAATGAGAGGAGGGATTAGATAGTTACATTGGCGATAAACTTTGTCAAGGTCGATAATGGCATCGACATCTTGAACGTTGGCGTAACGACGCCGTAATGATTCGCGAATGATCTCAGGGTTATGACCCTTCTCCTCTCTGAACAAATTGATGtccaacatttttttttctttttaatcgaCAAGGGATTGAAATCGACACTGAACCAACCCTAAAGACGAAAGGTAAAAGAATACGAAAACCCTAGTTTCTCATACTGTTTGTTTACAGGTTCGCGCTATTCCTCCCTGTGATAGTTTTTCTGCACCTCCGGCCCACAGGGCTTTTTGCCTGGTTGAAATTGTTGCGTCAATTTACACAAAGGAATTGGGTTTGGGCTTGTTGGGCtgcttttaatttaaattaaatcaaattacgATTCACTTCTAAAAGTAGAACTTAACCAATTTAATCCCTTAGATTTATCACTTTTATCTTGTGATCACCATTTTATTTTGTCACTACTTgtattagtaatgataaaatcatCTGTCCTAAACAAATGACCCGAGGTccatattattttcttaatccATACAATGTCAATGAGAGAATATTATTTACTCTTACATCAAGCTATGATTCCACTATTATAAGAAAAGTCATATATCCAACATACCAGCTTTCTACCCACTCTCTTGAGAGCATATGTTTCAATATTCAAAGTACAAGAGTTAAGTATATATGGCCGTTCACTTGCTCAAGATTTAGATAAGACACACTATGAATATTATAAAGTGAATTAATCCATAAAGGGATCTAAGACTAATTAAACATGGGTTTTACAAGATGTATTGTTAGTTTAGACAATCACATCCATGTCTCTATTTCTAAGAGTCAATCCAACTCCAATAGCCAAGACAATGGTCTCTCCAATTAGACATAACAACATCATAGTAATAACATGAGTCATTTTCTCAATCTGACCCATGGACTACAACCGTTTTAGATTACCTACTAATTCAAGTTATCTTCTTGCACTACAATCTTAATGCCtcaaaatttttggattttcgAATTTTGCACCGAATCGAGATAAGttcgataattttttataataaattatttcaaaaatttcacatgaaaggataaattttggatttttaatatttttatggacCATAAACTTATTTGAATTGTTAGTTTAATTTCGAGATTAGTTTGAATTCTGATTTCtgtttatggattaaattgaacttttaaCATTCAGTGGAGGTCTAATCTTGTAATTAAGCTTTTTTCCATTCTCAATATGTTAGTTGATGTTAAAGTACTTGGGAGGTCCTTGTATCATAGGAACTAGATCAAATTCATCCCTCTAATATTAAATGGATCAACTAGTCCATGTactattaaaagaatcaaataagtcaAAACTATGACATAGCTAACAATTACTGGATAAAAATGTCttgaatttttaaacaaaagatttcatctataaaaccataaatactttaaaaatattaactctactatacaataaatttttttaaattgtaaatattagctttatttcaatttggccttatttgattctttttaatagtatatggactaaattgatatatttaataattgatagACTAATTTAATGAAATTCCTATAATAAAGGGACCTCTCAAGTATATTCACCCTTTAGTTGAAATGGTAACACCAAGCAAATTACAAGAGTGTTGCTAGTTCCACAAGTGGAACTTGAACGCAGTTTGACGGACAAGATAGAATATCTTTTGAcaaacttaaattataaatctCTAAGTCTAGAAACTATAGATAAAATATCTTCAACAATCGCAAAAATCTCCCAAGGGCACTGGTTCTTTTCGATAAGCATTGAATCAGTTGTTATCAGCCGCAAGTATAGCTTGGGCTTCAGCCGCTAATGCTGTAGACTCATGCATCAACGCGTTGGTTCCACCTACAATATCTCCATTGCTGTTCTTGGCAATTGCGGACACCCTTGCTTCTCGATTTTTCCCTTTTGGAGAAGTATCACAATTGATCTTTACAACTTGGGGTGGCGGTTTTGTCCATCCCGAATTTATGGCAATGTTAGGCTGGACTGTCATGAACTCGATTAGTTGATGGTGGCCTGCCGAGGCTTTTTTCCCAAACATTTAGAGGGTCTTCCTGTTTGCCATCAAAATGCCACATATTCCTCACCTTCCAAATCTCCCAGCAAATGGATGCCATGAGTTCCACTCCCTTTGATGCCTGGAGTTGGggtaatttttcattaacaGTCTGCCACCATTGCGCAAACTAGCCAAATCCAACCTCGTTTGGGACATAGCAAAAGCTAGAAACACGCCACACTGCCTGAGAAGCTGGAAAAAAAATAGCACATGCTCAATAGAGCAGAGAAGGTGGCAAGCTGACAATACTACCcacaaaataacatttattattttataaaaataaaagatttataattttacaattgagATTCAATTAGTTGATGACGCAAGCTGAACAAATCatttaaatagataaatgaatggataaatttcattat from Gossypium raimondii isolate GPD5lz chromosome 1, ASM2569854v1, whole genome shotgun sequence harbors:
- the LOC105786048 gene encoding serine--tRNA ligase, whose amino-acid sequence is MLDINLFREEKGHNPEIIRESLRRRYANVQDVDAIIDLDKVYRQLLYELENLRKEFNKINKQVAQLKIAKQDATETIAKTEEVKQKIAEKDVEVKDSWAVLKSKLEKIGNLVHDSVPVSDDEANNAVIRTWGEKRLEPKLKNHVELVELLGIADTKKGADVAGGRGYYLKGDGVRLNQALINFGLDFLEKRGYTALQTPFFMRKDVMAKCAQLAQFDEELYKVTGEGDDKYLIATAEQPLCSYHVDDWIQPSELPIRYAGYSSCFRKEAGSHGRDTLGIFRVHQFEKVEQFCITSPNGNESWDMHEEMIKNSEDFYQMLKLPYQVVVIVSGALNDAAAKKYDLEAWFPASQTYRELVSCSNCTDYQSRRLEIRYGQKKNNEQVKQYVHLLNSTLTATERTICCILENYQKEDGVEIPEVLRPFMGGKSFLPFKTKPTAETKGKKSKA
- the LOC105786046 gene encoding malate dehydrogenase 2, peroxisomal; this translates as MEFSSEANQRIARLAAHLQPQMEESSILRRADCRAKGGSPGFKVAILGAAGGIGQPLAMLMKMNPLVSVLHLYDVVNSPGVTADLSHMDTGAVVRGFLGQPQLESALTGMDLVIIPAGVPRKPGMTRDDLFNINAGIVKTLCEGVAKCCPNAIVNLISNPVNSTVPIAAEVFKKAGTYDPKRLLGVTTLDVVRANTFVAEVLGLDPREVNVPVVGGHSGVTILPLLSQVKPPSSFTPEETEYLTNRIQNGGTEVVEAKAGAGSATLSMAYAAVKFADACLRGLRGDAGVVECAFVASEVTELPFFATKVRLGRTGAEEVYQLGPLNEYERVGLEKAKGELAGSIQKGIAFIKK
- the LOC105786045 gene encoding uncharacterized protein LOC105786045, whose translation is MIADPKSCDVLFVFVLFAIISSSNALVSTPYPKAISDLKEAVVKGLGFQADDFKISGFDLRDALVGHSVAYEFDIEIDNKVIPFKLLEDVNRWEYVDLPIFRVEEPARPGVENGLVEHKRISDNGLPVLAPFQLAGPMELWIQDAKDMRISLPHDVDAGVLKKVMLADGAVVTVKGARSVSLRHPIDLPLPLSRTHNGFASGLMAIAEHLRRASCSQDAPLLSLRIVGPTSLTVPSSSNNKLKLKRLAPGLVELSSMSKTKTMDALSTIDLQGEAATVLTPKHFSTMWPFASINGSNANLIGFERLLSSVLDSKANKKGYFKLLKADVSAQTFVKIGFGIEKMLKEGDGFNLEGFPEWRTKPEIVSMHFEVLAKVDGENVIPERIMQVNPVAVEDAIAPHVLARNMTMSSTPVVYTPSNPFTL